One stretch of Desulfovibrio sp. JC022 DNA includes these proteins:
- the dctP gene encoding TRAP transporter substrate-binding protein DctP, whose product MKMRTVYGLMILLGCMVFLAGTAQARTWKISHVRPQGTAIDEDLRWFSTNLKEVSGGKLKTKVYPASALGDYTVVQERVSLGAVDMACQPPSSAADKRFQLPYFPYMIKNWDHARKNYSAGAPMRETVAGLYKEQGIHLLAVWPVYFGGISLNTKPVNPGDPDAAKGIKLRVPPMKTFQMMADNIGYLGTPIPFSDAFTAVQTGVVDGVIGSGAEGYYSSFRDVTKYYIPANTHFEVWYLIMNQNTYDNLSEEKKQALDKTAAEFENRRWATAEADQKANEQKLVDYGATIVDFSDEDVTKTADKIRKVVWPEILNDVGVEWGQSVLNRLVK is encoded by the coding sequence ATGAAAATGCGCACAGTTTACGGGTTGATGATTCTTCTGGGGTGTATGGTCTTTCTGGCAGGCACTGCCCAAGCAAGAACTTGGAAAATATCTCATGTCCGGCCTCAGGGCACAGCTATTGATGAAGACCTTCGTTGGTTCTCAACAAATCTTAAAGAAGTATCCGGTGGAAAATTAAAAACCAAGGTTTATCCCGCTTCAGCACTTGGTGATTACACCGTTGTTCAGGAAAGAGTAAGCCTCGGTGCCGTGGATATGGCCTGTCAGCCTCCGTCCTCAGCTGCAGATAAAAGGTTTCAGCTTCCTTACTTCCCTTATATGATCAAAAATTGGGACCATGCGCGTAAGAATTACAGTGCCGGTGCCCCCATGCGTGAAACTGTTGCCGGTCTTTATAAAGAGCAGGGTATTCATTTGCTGGCAGTCTGGCCGGTATATTTCGGCGGTATCTCCTTGAATACCAAACCGGTTAACCCCGGTGATCCTGATGCGGCAAAAGGCATTAAGCTGAGAGTCCCGCCCATGAAAACTTTCCAGATGATGGCAGATAACATTGGCTACCTCGGAACCCCGATTCCCTTCTCTGATGCTTTTACCGCAGTTCAGACCGGTGTTGTTGATGGTGTGATCGGTTCCGGCGCGGAAGGGTACTACTCCTCCTTCAGAGATGTGACCAAATACTACATTCCGGCTAACACCCATTTTGAAGTCTGGTACCTTATCATGAACCAGAATACCTACGATAACTTGTCAGAGGAGAAAAAGCAGGCTCTCGACAAAACTGCAGCTGAATTCGAAAACCGTCGCTGGGCAACTGCTGAAGCAGACCAGAAAGCCAATGAACAGAAATTGGTTGATTACGGTGCAACTATAGTTGATTTCTCTGATGAAGATGTCACCAAGACCGCTGATAAAATTCGTAAAGTGGTTTGGCCTGAGATCCTCAATGATGTAGGCGTGGAGTGGGGGCAGTCCGTCCTTAATCGTCTGGTAAAATA